One genomic segment of Candidatus Equadaptatus faecalis includes these proteins:
- a CDS encoding NYN domain-containing protein, protein MIEPKLKRVVTFFDIQNFYLTSKNAWGCSYPDFDPVALSILTTSKHADWKLTGIKLYTGIHSIEKNERWHKFWTNKLNFHKEKDSRVSFYTTLLHYSGGCAHEKGIDIRIALDLVRMARTNDYDIALLFSSDSDFCEVAGEIRAIAKEKDRWIKIVSVFPDALKRGIDKTDWLPLSKDEYDKCTDTNNYLTDIPVTEQPLC, encoded by the coding sequence TTGATAGAGCCTAAACTTAAGAGAGTTGTAACTTTCTTTGACATACAGAATTTTTACCTCACGTCAAAAAATGCATGGGGCTGTTCTTATCCTGATTTTGACCCTGTGGCGCTCTCAATTCTTACAACATCAAAGCATGCCGATTGGAAACTTACAGGCATAAAACTTTATACGGGAATTCACAGCATTGAAAAAAATGAAAGGTGGCATAAATTCTGGACGAACAAACTTAATTTTCACAAAGAGAAGGACAGCCGTGTATCTTTTTATACAACCCTGTTGCATTACAGCGGAGGCTGTGCACACGAGAAAGGCATTGATATCCGCATAGCGCTGGATTTGGTGCGTATGGCAAGAACAAACGATTACGACATCGCGCTGCTGTTCAGCTCAGACAGCGATTTTTGCGAGGTCGCAGGCGAAATCAGGGCAATTGCAAAAGAAAAAGACCGCTGGATAAAAATTGTTTCCGTTTTCCCCGACGCTTTAAAACGGGGCATTGACAAAACAGACTGGCTGCCGCTCTCAAAAGACGAATACGACAAGTGTACTGATACGAACAACTATCTTACTGATATACCTGTAACTGAACAGCCTCTGTGTTAA
- a CDS encoding type II toxin-antitoxin system RelE/ParE family toxin codes for MSVRVVLTNEFQAWFLANDEETQDKLSMLIGMLEELGVVMPFPYSSKIFGARYNLRELRTDINDRAYRMLYVFDPKRNAVMLLGGDKSGVKRWYEKSIVKAEKIYEKYLETQEG; via the coding sequence ATGAGCGTACGCGTAGTATTGACCAATGAATTTCAAGCGTGGTTTCTTGCTAACGATGAAGAAACACAGGACAAGTTGTCTATGTTGATAGGCATGCTGGAAGAACTTGGCGTTGTCATGCCGTTCCCATACAGCAGTAAGATTTTCGGCGCAAGGTACAATTTGCGTGAGTTGCGGACTGATATAAATGACAGAGCATACAGAATGCTGTATGTTTTTGACCCGAAAAGAAACGCGGTTATGCTGCTCGGCGGTGACAAGAGCGGCGTTAAGCGCTGGTATGAAAAGAGCATTGTAAAGGCTGAAAAGATTTATGAAAAATATCTGGAAACACAGGAGGGTTAG
- a CDS encoding helix-turn-helix transcriptional regulator, with protein sequence MRTFRDYMASLPEERRRKIEEGTQKLIFAYQLEMARKARRVSQKQLAAALRVSQPAIAKMEHEEDMKLSTLKRLVEGMGGSLRVEAEFPDGVSHRLTV encoded by the coding sequence ATGCGTACATTTAGAGACTATATGGCGTCTCTGCCGGAAGAAAGACGCCGTAAAATTGAAGAAGGTACCCAAAAGCTGATTTTTGCCTATCAGCTTGAGATGGCGCGGAAAGCGCGCAGGGTGTCGCAAAAGCAGCTTGCGGCGGCGCTGCGTGTGTCACAGCCGGCAATAGCAAAGATGGAGCATGAGGAGGATATGAAGTTGTCAACGCTGAAACGGCTTGTTGAGGGTATGGGCGGTTCTTTGAGGGTTGAAGCTGAGTTTCCTGACGGTGTTTCTCACAGGCTGACAGTGTAG
- a CDS encoding helix-turn-helix domain-containing protein codes for MKHDFIGPTWEEVEAELFTPEEIAESKARVEILAALIFARREQGISQKKLEELSGIKQPVIARTERGTSNPRLDTVLKLLTSLGKTLAVVPLEKTQRRQHRAAQPE; via the coding sequence ATGAAGCATGACTTTATAGGACCAACCTGGGAAGAAGTCGAGGCAGAACTTTTTACGCCTGAAGAAATAGCTGAGAGCAAGGCGCGGGTGGAAATACTCGCTGCACTGATATTCGCGCGCCGCGAACAAGGCATCAGCCAGAAAAAACTTGAAGAACTCAGCGGCATCAAACAGCCTGTAATAGCACGAACTGAACGCGGAACATCAAATCCCCGCCTTGATACTGTGCTGAAACTGCTCACATCGCTCGGCAAAACACTTGCGGTCGTTCCGCTTGAAAAAACGCAGCGAAGACAGCACCGTGCCGCACAGCCGGAATAA
- a CDS encoding type II toxin-antitoxin system RelE/ParE family toxin yields the protein MYEIRFYRNRRGEVPVLEYMRSLAERSGKDARINLQKITDYISLLRQYGTLLGKPEIDYLGDGIWELRPVRNRILFVVWHDNCFILLHHFIKSTQKTPKREIEQAKHEYNEILKRGEI from the coding sequence ATGTACGAGATACGTTTCTACAGAAACAGACGAGGAGAGGTGCCTGTTTTGGAATATATGCGGTCTCTTGCCGAACGTTCCGGCAAAGATGCCCGCATAAACCTTCAAAAGATAACAGACTACATAAGTTTGCTGCGCCAATACGGCACATTGCTTGGAAAACCTGAAATAGACTATCTTGGCGATGGAATTTGGGAACTGCGCCCCGTAAGAAACCGAATACTTTTTGTTGTGTGGCATGATAACTGCTTCATCCTGTTACACCATTTCATCAAAAGCACGCAAAAAACACCGAAACGCGAAATCGAACAAGCAAAACATGAGTACAACGAAATATTAAAACGAGGTGAAATATAA